The following coding sequences are from one Dreissena polymorpha isolate Duluth1 chromosome 8, UMN_Dpol_1.0, whole genome shotgun sequence window:
- the LOC127842099 gene encoding myb-like protein Q — protein sequence MICMSSIAVSICRQHILQIVRKLTCTCLINGVVLSRYSRRSITAAHVDKGRYHKCNIEQYPCSTQSDPCTMETNAVIPAPVLNTEQPQPHTNVEQQQNNNELHQSHNSVEQQQNNNEVHQPHSSEVQQQNNNEVHQSHSSVVQQQSNNEVHQPHNSVIQQQNNNEVHQPHNIVVQQQYNNEVHKPHSNVARRQNNKEEHQPHSSVVHQQSNKDVHKPHTNVIHQPHINVAQEPDDNVLQQPHTDVAAQKEPPDYTLVSIAACLCCFWPTGLMAIYFSMKARAELRAANYTEAHAFSNNARTFVVISAILAVVWIIAVVVTSTIK from the exons ATGATATGCATGTCTAGTATCGCGGTTTCGATATGCAGGCAACATATCTTACAAATAGTACGTAAACTAACATGTACGTGTTTAATAAACGGAGTTGTATTGTCAAGATATAGCCGTAGAAG TATAACAGCCGCACACGTCGATAAGGGCCGATACCACAAATGCAACATTGAACAGTATCCTTGTTCAACACAATCGGATCCCTGTACAATGGAAACGAACGCAGTAATACCAGCGCCCGTGTTAAACACTGAA CAGCCACAACCACATACAAATGTAGAACAACAGCAAAACAACAACGAATTACATCAGTCACATAACAGTGTAGAACAGCAGCAAAATAACAACGAAGTACATCAGCCACATAGCAGTGAAGTACAGCAGCAAAACAACAATGAAGTACATCAGTCACATAGCAGTGTAGTACAGCAGCAAAGCAACAACGAAGTACATCAGCCACATAACAGTGTAATACAGCAGCAAAACAACAATGAAGTACATCAGCCACATAACATTGTAGTACAGCAGCAATACAACAATGAAGTACATAAGCCACATAGCAATGTAGCACGACGGCAAAATAACAAAGAAGAACATCAGCCACATAGCAGTGTAGTACATCAGCAAAGCAACAAAGACGTACATAAGCCACATACAAACGTAATACATCAGCCACACATCAATGTAGCACAGGAGCCAGATGACAACGTATTACAGCAACCACATACCGATGTAGCCGCTCAAAAGGAACCACCAGACTACACCTTGGTTTCCATTGCCGCTTGTCTTTGCTGTTTCTGGCCTACCGGACTCATGGCTATTTACTTCTCAATGAAG GCCAGGGCAGAGTTGCGGGCGGCTAACTACACAGAGGCACACGCGTTTTCAAACAACGCCAGAACATTTGTAGTTATCAGCGCCATACTTGCAGTGGTTTGGATAATTGCAGTAGTTGTGACGTCCACTATAAAATGA